Genomic window (Cardiocondyla obscurior isolate alpha-2009 linkage group LG06, Cobs3.1, whole genome shotgun sequence):
TGACTACAAAATTGGGTGTCCGACGTTTCCGGAAGTGCACCCttatatttattctataattataatggTCTTAAACAACTCaccttatttttatatatcttgcATAATGATTGAATTTACGtatgaaaaataagaaatgtgAAGAATGTAGATTATTGCAATTTCTAATCGGGAATTTAGCGAGGAAGAGGAATCAATACATAAAGAGAGTTTTTGGAGTAAACCTgaaggaataaattttataaaaataataattatgaattgGCCGGAACTTGCTGGATACTGaggtaatatattaaaaatattactgtaCTATATAATTGTTTATCAAAGGTAGATCGccaactaataattttattgaggAATTAATCAAtggtaaatttaatatgtagaaGTCTTACACATGCTCAGGATGACTACGAATCTGGTCGATGAGATCCGCCGGTCGTAATTGATCAGTACAGATGCGATGTACTGCGGTAAATAGCGGGAATTTATCTATTACATTACGCGCCTTTAGCATATCGTGAACCTCGTCTGCCGTTGCCGGTCCCTGTAGCTTCTGTCCGGACAACAATTCGTCCTCCAAAGCTTTGATAgtctgtaaaaatatattacacaatgtttttttttttttttttttttttttattacagcaaTGTATAATTTCTTCTGGTCAGTTTGGATACAAGGAcaagtttttaattcaaaCACGAGTTAAAGAACTGTTCAGAATCTTTTACCTTGCCAGTCTTGACAAATTGCTCGCAGACTCTGCGATTTCTTCCTCCGTAACAAGTGGTAATTAAATCTGCAACGCCGCAACTCTCGAAGAACGTGGAGAGCTTGGACCCTGGGTAAAAGGTATCAACAAACTTAATCATCTCCATTAATCCTAATCGGATCACCGCGGCTTTCGTGTTGTCACCCAGTCCAAGGCCATCCACAAAACCAGCTGCACATGCCACGACGTTCTGTGAACGAAATGATTCAACAAACTaatgaacgaaatgaaataaaaattcacgaaaGCAGTTATCGAGATCAAGAATACAATAACGAAACAGCATtaagaaaatatgtatacgATTGAAGGTAATTTATATggagattttttatttgaaagtgGTTTACTTACCTTCAAAGCTCCGCACACTTCCACGGTGTCGCAATCTTCCACGACGACCACTCGGAAATTTGGTGTCTGAATAAGATCTCTTAATATAGGTGCCAGTCGTTT
Coding sequences:
- the LOC139103697 gene encoding glycerol-3-phosphate dehydrogenase [NAD(+)], cytoplasmic-like isoform X2, whose amino-acid sequence is MKYNNIFETRVTMYVYEEIINNEKLTNIINTIHENVKYLPGHKLPENVVAVPDVVEAAKDADILIFVLPHQFIRTLCSTLLDNIKPTAVGLSLIKGFGRGEGNSIELISKIIEKNLRIQCNVLMGANLANEVAEEKFCETTIGCKDKRLAPILRDLIQTPNFRVVVVEDCDTVEVCGALKNVVACAAGFVDGLGLGDNTKAAVIRLGLMEMIKFVDTFYPGSKLSTFFESCGVADLITTCYGGRNRRVCEQFVKTGKTIKALEDELLSGQKLQGPATADEVHDMLKARNVIDKFPLFTAVHRICTDQLRPADLIDQIRSHPEHVMKLEEGGP